The following nucleotide sequence is from Acyrthosiphon pisum isolate AL4f chromosome A2, pea_aphid_22Mar2018_4r6ur, whole genome shotgun sequence.
ACCCTGGGGGTACTGTCCCAAACGGTCGTACGATGACATTTCACGGGCGGCGGTGCAAGACTGTGGAGCCGGACACTTGGATACTGAAAAACCCAGAGTTTCGGAGTGACTACGGCGGCGGCAGTGAACGTGCTGGCACGGACGTCGGCAGTCGATTGAACGAGATCGCGAGAATTGCTTGCGAACTGTGGTGATTGGTGAGTGGTGACACGGGACACGCCGGATTAGCTCCCGGTGTTGTCGGTATATCAGCGGTTGCGGTCGTCGGTGAAAGGAAATCGCACCTATATAGTCAGTCGGTAGCCGGCGTTATCCCCACCGACGGTGTCTCTCACTCACACCTCTCTCAACGTCGTTCGCGGGCTGCACTGTCGTGCGAGCGTGCATGCGCGCGCTTGCCACCCCCACCCTTATAGAAGCAGGAGAGCCCTAGAGGCGGGCGAAAAATCGTTACGCCGATGTCACGGCACTTTGAAATTCGTGTTTGCCGTATCTTTATTTTATGGTTGCCGTAGACTACCGGCGAAGAGACGATATATAGGATTTATCATTTATcggtcaaaaaataaattgtgctatTAGTttcgaaatatttcaaattctcGATAGATCGCATTCGCATAGAGGACGAGCTAGAATTTAGAAAACTCCTATTTTCTTCAATGAActcaatgaaatatttaaataactaaaagaaaTCGTATCCGAACCGGAAACATGTGCAGCATGTAAAACAAATGAAATCAACCAATTATCACCAACaaatttctcataaaaaaattatccttacaaaatattctcaaaataaaatgtgcAGAATTAGagtcttttaataattatgatagtgtaaaatttatttgcatttttataatgtaatgataGACATGGTTTTTTTCTTTGAAGTTAACTGTTTAAGCAACAagcagttatttttaaataggaacATGCAAACAACGAAGGTCACCAAAATAGCTGGCACGGCAGGGTTAATAAAATCTCAAACACGCAAGTAGGTATTGAAAGGTTCCCCAAACGCCCATCCCTAAGCCATATAGACACACCGATTGGGGCATCGCCTACGTGCCACCGCATCATTCAtccatcaaaatattaaaatctgttGGGTTACGATAAGTAACGACTCCGAACTCGCTGTCAATGTAGCTCGCTCTCTCACCTTTAATTAGTATaagatgaaataattaaatagtcaaTGCACAGAATTGAAACTGTCATTCCTACACTCCTACTCCCGACATTACAAATTTAGTgatgtgtattgtgtacataattcaatcataatatatgtacggTAAATGAATAATTTCCAAACGACATTTTTCGGTGGAATAAGACATTCTCCCCtcccatattttttaaaaacgtatttgaatttaaaattaaaatttttttttctaatgtctAACggaataaatttcaaaaatgtccacataattataaaatatgtatattttaatgtcaattgATCATTGAAAATACGTCTCTTTGatagaataacaataattattaattaaaatgaattgtgAGAAATTGTCCTACattctatattttgtaaattaccaattatataaactattacatttttttttttttatcaaaagagAAATCACTGATtacattacttatattatgttactttgtTGAGTAACCCATCATtaaactaaatttgtttttcaataatattccctagtgtattattttatttctatttaagttGACTATTAGTATACACCAGTGGCGTGTTGAACTCATTTTTTGTGAggagaaaaaatgtatactagcTACCCCCTTGATGTTTATAACAGCATTCCCAACTcagtaaaaaagtttaaattaaaaatttacaaaatatgcgtACATTTGTAACGATTTGTATAATCGGATATGATATTTCTACGATATACCTAGTCACATAGGTGACAAGGTATTTTGTGGCAGGGGGACCACCCAACAACCAACAATTTTGAAGCAGCAATTGCTCCAAAATAATATCTTCGAAACGCCACTGGTatacactataggtattatgttactACATACTACTGCTCAGTTTCAACTTGCAATTAAAACTGCTTAAGCAATTAGGGAATGtactctaaaatattttatgatgggTTCATGATATTAATTAGGGGtttgtactttaaaaattacCGCTGTTGGAAAACTAAATCTGGTACTATCACAGTACTACAAGATCAGAAAcggaaattaatgaaatatttgttcACCAATCAGATGACAAGTATGATAATTTCttaaaagaataatatgtataaacttaTAAAGGAGTATTATCCTAAATGAATTATAGTTTGTCTCaactaatttacaattataacttggaagtacttattatataaatatatattttttgaaattgtagcattactgtataaatatttactaatgactgtaaacactaaacagtgtCAATCTAAGACCTGGATGTCTGGTCCGCCCTAAAATAGCCTCaggttgtttttatttctattggagccaaaattaatagatttatcCCTTTATAAAGgaccatttaaaattattgtgctAGCAGTAAGACTGACTGAACTGAACTTAAGACACTGTATCtaaatatcattacaatattaaaaagtaaaatcttaaaatatattatctataaatattgaaataaaaaaagtcaagtgtttttaaattagttaagtataataaagttattaattttatagatgtGTCGATTCAAGAAGAAACAAAGTtaactaatataatagttaGATGTCTTAAGAGTTAAGGAGATGACTATACATAAGATATagtaaagaaataattttacagctatataattttattgcaaatatatctaatggttatttaaaaataagttacataacaatgaatataaaaacataaaactgtTTACTTACTATTaacagatttattttatatacaataaattaataccgaatgattttatttattgcacttaaataatattaggtacacaaaagtagtaatttgtattttgttgtaaatactTTTTGTGTCAATATAATGCACTGTATTATTTAAGTTGTATACATTAAATCTTTGACAAATTAGAGCTAATGGTTAAGTCATGATGTAccactatataaaattatttataatatctataaccaACTTACAATAGGTATTGTTTTACaacacttatttaatattatctaaataataaaaatttaggagcctacatattatatttgaatatatgtataataaaagttaacatttaattaacatatctaaatttaaaattttcaagatAAAAGCTTTAAGGTTAGTagttaacataaaaatgttgactagATGTTATGAATActgttaaaatgattaaatagaaatactgaattataattatttgaaattgataaaatgttttcaactatttttgaatttgtgATTAATAATCTTAGTGTTTTTTAAGGTGATCTCCAGTAAGATCATGAATAGATTTGGATTTTATAGGTTCAGTTTCTTCTGGCCAGCTGTATTTTGGTGGAAGAGGGTTGTCGTAGTTAAAATCATACATCTGTGATtcaataaatttctttttatccTTTGGCTCTGGATAATGGGATGCGattcctacataataataatttagttattataatggtccaaattaaaataacttttgttacCTTTTTCATAAGCATATTCTGCTATTTTGATTGCAATTTGTAAAGAACAATCTTTAATCAAATTTAGTGGAGGATAAATGCTGCCCCTTTCCAAATCTTCTTCAGTAACAAAATTAGCCAATTcctaaatttaattgaaaattaatggtatattttttcatattaaattcaaaatttagatggtaatttatatacttgtgaagctattaaaaataaatcttcagTAATATGATGTATCCCAGTACTGATAACACCAAGAGCTACCCCAGGGAATATATAAGCATTGTTTCCTTGTCCAGGTGTAATTGTACGTCCATTTATAGTAACAGGTGGGAACGGTGAACCACTTGCAAAAATACAACGGCcctaaaatgttatgatttgtATATAACTtgcatacattattttatttcctatattttaCTTGAGTGTGGGTGTACGCTTGCTCAGCAGTACACTCAGCTTTTGCTGTTGGATTACTAAGAGCAAAAATTATGGGTTTTTCACAATAAGAAGCAACATGCTCCAGCACTTCTTTATTGAAAGCTCCTGCTGCCGCGGCAGCACCAATCAACACAGTTGGTTTTATTTCCTTGGCAACCTCAAGGAGACTTTTCATAACTTTGTGATCTTTAGCATAAAATGCTTTATCACCTTGTAAGTTTCCTTCAGGTCGATCTTTTACCAAAAGACCATCAATATCCATCATCCATATTTTACTACGTGCTTCTTCTAATGAGCACCCCTCAGTTAACATAGCTCGTACAGTTAAATTTGCAATACCAATAGCTGCCTAAgtattatacagaaaaaatttatattaaagaatattaatcaataaacaaaTGATATTTACTTCTCCTGctcccaaaaataaaaatgttgattctgAAATACGTCTTTTAGTCAAACGACGTGAAGTTAGAAGACCACCAACTGCTACAGATGCAGTACCTTGAATATCATCATTGAACGTGCAATATTTATTACGAAACATATCCAAGAATCTAAAAGCATTATGGTTTCCAAAATCTTCAAACTGTATCAACACATTTTGTCCATATCGTCTAACTAAAGCTTCCAtgaattcattaataaattcatCATACAAAGGTCCCAAAATACGCTTTTGTCTAAGGCCAATATACAAAGGATCTTCTAAAAGTTGctgaaaaaatgtaatcaaacacaaatataaaaattattaaattagggaattatattatacaatattaatgtaatgCTAACTTCATTATTGGTTCCCACGTCCAGTGTTATTGGTAAACATTGATGAGGTTTGATTCCTGCTAAAGcagtatataatgataatttaccaACTGGTATACCCATACCACATGCTCCAAGATCCCCTAGGCCAAGAATACGTTCCCCATCAGTTACTACTATTGCACGAACATTTGGTTCTGGCCTGTATCCCAACAAAAAACATTTGAGCaagtgttaattttataatataatattataagggccagttgcaccgtctacggttaaacttcgattaagcttaatcagctgataacagatatttaaccgggcaaattcggccgattaaactccggttaactttaatcagagacggtgcaactggctctaaataattgaatagaactagtattaatataaaatactaataaaaaaaagtgggtctTGCTTTGCGTACAGCAAAAGTAGAttaaagtgggtcactgtaatatatggtgttaaattttaattgaatgatataataccatattatatttattattactgacAAGTCAGTCATcctatgatatattactaagtatacaGCATGTCCCAGANNNNNNNNNNNNNNNNNNNNNNNNNNNNNNNNNNNNNNNNNNNNNNNNNNagttttttaaatttccaagatagccattttgttgatcgtatttttcaaaacagtttaaaaaaaaatattaaaatttaatgaaaattgttcaagttagagctaattattattttaaatttctaagaataatagttatgttacctacgcatacggcattagcaaaatacgattcgcatgttaattattacaatcacgctgattttcgactaaaattaaaaataataattagccccAACTTgagcgattttcattaaattttaatattttttttttgaactgttttaaaaaatatgatcaacaaaatggctatcttggaaatttaataaacttacttgcctaaaaaatttttttgaaaatttttgaattttttaaaaaaaaaatcgaatattatgttatttaatcagattttccatacttatgactgtaaaaaactgcatttaaaatattgattttccacggagatactaagggtgatacgggacttctgggacatactgtatatgatgatattattgtgaataaagtaatgtatttacctatttactcggaaccttgttttaaatttgcaatctttagctataaaagttgaatattttataaatttttaactacaaaataattattaaattttaattttatcatttttgtcaaaattcaaaatttg
It contains:
- the LOC100165091 gene encoding NADP-dependent malic enzyme; protein product: MNYLPKTICSSTSLASRNLALYCASSSCIDRSKCRKFHFSSPSRTPGDIICPSLVQGIDYIRDPRLNKGLAFTLEERQALGIHGLMPPKFKTQEEQLEVCRFSVMKYHEDLNKFLYLAELQDRNERLYFRLLSENIHMLLPIVYTPTVGLACQKFGLIFRRPRGLFITINDKGHIYDLLKNWPEPNVRAIVVTDGERILGLGDLGACGMGIPVGKLSLYTALAGIKPHQCLPITLDVGTNNEQLLEDPLYIGLRQKRILGPLYDEFINEFMEALVRRYGQNVLIQFEDFGNHNAFRFLDMFRNKYCTFNDDIQGTASVAVGGLLTSRRLTKRRISESTFLFLGAGEAAIGIANLTVRAMLTEGCSLEEARSKIWMMDIDGLLVKDRPEGNLQGDKAFYAKDHKVMKSLLEVAKEIKPTVLIGAAAAAGAFNKEVLEHVASYCEKPIIFALSNPTAKAECTAEQAYTHTQGRCIFASGSPFPPVTINGRTITPGQGNNAYIFPGVALGVISTGIHHITEDLFLIASQELANFVTEEDLERGSIYPPLNLIKDCSLQIAIKIAEYAYEKGIASHYPEPKDKKKFIESQMYDFNYDNPLPPKYSWPEETEPIKSKSIHDLTGDHLKKH